In one window of Musa acuminata AAA Group cultivar baxijiao unplaced genomic scaffold, Cavendish_Baxijiao_AAA HiC_scaffold_1111, whole genome shotgun sequence DNA:
- the LOC135666598 gene encoding syntaxin-121-like, whose translation MNNLFSSASWRQDVESGGGRGSELQMAAGGANLDSFFEDVETLKNDLREVERLHRSLHEANEEGKSLHEASAVRALRARMDADVALALKKAKFIKLRLESLDRANAANRAVPGCGPGTTTDRTRTSVVAGLRKKLRDSMDAFAELRSKVASDYRETVERRYYTVTGDVPDEATVDELVATGEGERFLQRAIEEQGRGRVLDVVAEIREWHGAVAELERSLLELQQVFMDMAVLVEAQGQQLDDIESNVGRAQSFVRHGTEQLGAARQHQKSTRKWTCIAIIIILIIILIIVLSIVLTHTNNSSSSSASPPS comes from the coding sequence ATGAACAACCTCTTTTCTTCCGCATCTTGGCGACAAGACGTCGAGTCCGGTGGCGGACGAGGCTCGGAATTGCAGATGGCGGCGGGCGGGGCGAACCTGGACAGTTTTTTCGAAGACGTGGAGACCCTCAAGAATGATCTGCGGGAGGTGGAGCGCCTGCACCGCAGCTTACACGAGGCAAACGAGGAGGGGAAGTCCCTGCACGAGGCGTCGGCGGTGCGCGCCCTTCGCGCCCGCATGGACGCCGACGTTGCCCTCGCCCTCAAGAAGGCCAAGTTCATCAAGCTCCGACTCGAGTCCCTGGACCGCGCCAACGCCGCCAACCGCGCCGTCCCCGGCTGCGGGCCCGGCACCACCACCGACCGCACCCGCACCTCTGTCGTCGCCGGCCTTCGCAAGAAGCTCCGCGACTCGATGGACGCCTTCGCGGAGCTCCGTTCCAAGGTCGCCTCCGACTACCGAGAGACGGTGGAGCGGCGCTACTACACGGTCACGGGGGATGTGCCGGACGAGGCGACGGTGGACGAGCTGGTGGCGACGGGGGAGGGGGAGCGGTTCTTGCAACGGGCCATCGAGGAGCAGGGCCGGGGCCGGGTGCTGGACGTGGTGGCGGAGATCCGGGAGTGGCACGGGGCAGTGGCGGAGCTGGAGCGCAGCCTGCTGGAGCTGCAGCAGGTGTTCATGGACATGGCGGTGTTGGTGGAGGCGCAGGGGCAGCAGCTGGACGACATCGAGAGCAACGTCGGCCGCGCCCAGTCCTTCGTCCGCCACGGCACCGAGCAGCTCGGCGCCGCCCGCCAGCACCAGAAGAGCACCCGCAAGTGGACCTGCAtcgccatcatcatcatcctcatcaTCATTCTTATCATCGTCCTCTCCATCGTCCTAACCCACACTAACAATTCGTCCTCGTCATCGGCCTCCCCACCGTCCTAA